Proteins co-encoded in one Luteolibacter sp. Y139 genomic window:
- a CDS encoding ADP-ribosylglycohydrolase family protein, whose amino-acid sequence MDSERSARARVVLEGLSVGDAFGELSAYASDRVRHRVEMGIVGGPWWWTDDTAMALGIMECLEREGCIREEMLAGIFARNFKRDPDRGYGNMAARILQRIGEGQSWEVASKAAFNGGSMGNGAAMRVAPLGAWFADDLDRVASEAMKSARVTHWHPEGIAGAIAVAVAAACAWRTRELGAVEAREVIAKEVLQRTPEGDTRDGIAVAVGLEPLLSPEVVGRRLGNGSLVTSPDTVPFVIWSALRSLDDFQEAIIATVEAGGDCDTNAAMVGGIIAARLGMSAIPAEWLEAREGLPL is encoded by the coding sequence ATGGACTCCGAACGAAGTGCGCGGGCGCGGGTGGTCTTGGAAGGGCTTTCGGTGGGTGATGCTTTCGGCGAGCTTTCCGCCTACGCGAGCGATCGTGTCCGGCATCGGGTCGAGATGGGAATCGTGGGTGGTCCCTGGTGGTGGACCGACGATACAGCGATGGCGCTGGGGATCATGGAGTGCCTGGAGCGCGAGGGGTGCATTCGCGAGGAGATGCTGGCGGGGATTTTCGCGAGGAATTTCAAGAGGGATCCGGATCGTGGCTATGGGAACATGGCGGCGAGGATTCTGCAGAGGATCGGGGAAGGGCAGTCGTGGGAGGTTGCGTCGAAGGCGGCGTTCAATGGTGGCTCGATGGGCAATGGAGCGGCGATGCGGGTGGCGCCCTTGGGGGCGTGGTTTGCGGATGACCTTGATCGGGTGGCGAGCGAGGCGATGAAGTCGGCGCGGGTGACGCATTGGCATCCGGAGGGGATTGCCGGGGCGATTGCGGTGGCGGTGGCTGCGGCTTGTGCGTGGCGGACGAGGGAACTTGGGGCGGTGGAGGCGCGGGAGGTGATCGCGAAGGAGGTGCTGCAGAGGACGCCGGAGGGAGATACTCGGGATGGGATTGCGGTGGCGGTGGGGCTTGAGCCGCTGCTTTCACCGGAGGTGGTGGGGAGGCGATTGGGGAATGGCTCGCTGGTGACCTCACCGGATACGGTCCCGTTTGTGATCTGGTCGGCGCTGCGTTCGCTGGATGATTTCCAGGAGGCGATCATCGCGACGGTGGAGGCGGGTGGGGACTGCGATACGAATGCGGCGATGGTGGGCGGAATCATCGCGGCGCGGCTGGGGATGTCGGCCATTCCGGCGGAGTGGCTGGAGGCGCGTGAGGGGTTGCCTCTTTAG
- a CDS encoding DMT family protein translates to MTLLKTIGLLTLSNIFMTFAWYAHLKDMREKPWIIAALFSWGIALFEYLIQVPANRIGASAYTTGQLKILQEVITLSVFVPFAVFYLKEKITLNYLYAALCMGGAVFFMFRDKAAPKPMEHAKVEASESAR, encoded by the coding sequence GTGACGTTGCTCAAAACCATCGGCCTCCTGACGCTCTCGAATATCTTCATGACCTTCGCGTGGTACGCCCACCTGAAGGACATGCGGGAAAAACCGTGGATCATCGCCGCCCTCTTCTCCTGGGGCATTGCCTTGTTCGAATACCTCATCCAAGTCCCCGCCAACCGCATCGGCGCCAGCGCCTACACCACCGGCCAGCTCAAGATCCTCCAGGAAGTCATCACCCTCTCCGTCTTCGTCCCCTTCGCCGTCTTCTACCTGAAGGAAAAGATCACCCTGAACTACCTCTACGCCGCCCTCTGCATGGGCGGCGCCGTCTTCTTCATGTTCCGCGACAAGGCCGCCCCGAAGCCCATGGAGCACGCCAAGGTGGAAGCCAGCGAATCCGCACGCTGA
- a CDS encoding TIGR00266 family protein: MGKRSHQIDYEIIGESIQMVEIELDPGETVIAEAGAMNYMEDGIGFETKMGDGSTPDTGFMGKLMAVGKRALTGESIFMTHFTNRGGGKKKVTFAAPYPGTVVPVDLSQQGGELLCQKDAFLCAALGTQLGIAFNKKLGAGLFGGEGFILQRLNGDGMAFVHAGGTVVRKELKGEKLYVDTGCLVAFTKGISYDIERAGNLKSMVFGGEGLFLATLQGHGTVWLQSMPFARLAQRITSMYSAGREQGSALGGLGNLFGD; this comes from the coding sequence GTGGGCAAGCGTTCGCATCAGATCGACTACGAGATCATCGGCGAGTCGATCCAGATGGTGGAGATCGAGCTGGATCCGGGTGAGACGGTGATCGCGGAGGCGGGGGCGATGAACTACATGGAAGATGGCATCGGCTTCGAGACGAAGATGGGCGATGGCTCGACGCCGGACACCGGCTTCATGGGCAAGCTGATGGCGGTGGGCAAACGCGCGCTGACGGGTGAGTCGATCTTCATGACTCACTTCACGAACCGCGGTGGTGGGAAGAAGAAGGTGACCTTTGCTGCGCCATATCCGGGCACGGTGGTGCCGGTGGATCTGTCACAGCAGGGTGGGGAGTTGCTTTGCCAGAAGGATGCCTTCTTGTGCGCGGCGCTTGGGACGCAGCTGGGGATCGCTTTTAACAAGAAGCTTGGGGCGGGGCTTTTTGGTGGGGAGGGTTTTATTCTCCAGCGCTTGAATGGCGATGGGATGGCCTTCGTTCACGCTGGCGGGACGGTGGTGCGGAAGGAGCTGAAGGGGGAGAAGCTGTATGTGGATACGGGCTGTCTGGTGGCCTTCACGAAGGGGATCAGCTATGACATCGAGCGCGCCGGGAATCTGAAGTCGATGGTGTTTGGTGGAGAGGGCTTGTTCCTCGCCACGCTGCAAGGTCATGGGACGGTGTGGCTGCAGAGCATGCCGTTCGCGCGCTTGGCGCAGCGGATTACGAGCATGTATTCGGCTGGCCGTGAGCAGGGGTCGGCGCTTGGCGGGCTGGGGAATTTGTTTGGGGATTGA
- a CDS encoding response regulator: protein MPNQPAPRPGLSSSPTSRQGRLPLYIGLAAAVLFFVLSGYNARRNTEALREGFQQVAHTHDVISALEKMVTLMKDAETGQRGFVISGDQDYLQPYHAARTALDSEMARLRDLVKDNTVQKRFLSDVEVLVEAKMKELAETIALRRDQGFDPARAMVMTNRGKLTMDDLRAKIASMEEEENRVRQQRIAEMENAHHIAISSGIATAMLGIVLAVSVTWLLRRAMIQRRHQEWLQAGRLELTEAISGERELHAMGEIILTFLTRYVGAHAGAFFARRDGQFKRTAMMGVPLNAGVPEKFDTGEGLLGRAVQEKTTLRIDDVPPNYLTVGSGLGQGTPRHLLIFPTSTDGLVNAVIELGFLHSLDGRQEEFLRQISEPVGVAVKSALYREHLQALLSETQQQAEELQAQGEELRVSNEELEEQGRALRESQARLEQQQIEMEQTNAQLEEQASTLEDQKEQLTRSKDALEIQARAVEQASRYKSDFLANMSHELRTPLNSSLILAKLLGDNRVGNLNEEQVKYARTIESAGNDLLELINDVLDLAKIEAGHMVIKPVTISPTELVASLRGTFDPIASQRSLHLTMEVAPGTPATFDTDSQRLEQVLKNLLSNALKFTEHGNVSLTVKPAGQGRIAFAVEDTGIGIAPEQQRLIFEPFQQADSTTERKYGGTGLGLSISRELTRLLGGEMTLISEPGKGSTFTVIIPEVHSGPRIVEVARLIPEPAPPATREPLVVVSRTTDDREALSDNARLILVVEDDQKFAQILVDLAHEMDFQCLVAPTAKDALKLAREHRPGAVLLDVGLPDDSGLLVLEQLKGDPRTRHIPVHVVSGSDYTQTAMALGAAGYMLKPVKREQLVEAFRQLEDRLTGKMQRVLVVEDDAVQADAMQKLLGSHDVETVAVRTAADCLEKLKGSTFDCMVLDLSLPDSSGFDLLETLSTEDIYSFPPVIVYTGRELDADEEQKLRRYSRSIIIKGAKSPERLLDEVSLFLHQVVADLPPEKQRIIVQSPNRDAALEGRQILIVEDDVRNIFALTSLLEGRGVKLQVARNGREALTALDRNHPPIDLVLMDVMMPEMDGFTAMREIRKRPELAKLPIIALTAKAMKDDQEQCLAAGANDYLSKPLDVEKLLSLIRVWMPR from the coding sequence ATGCCCAATCAGCCAGCTCCCCGCCCCGGTCTTTCCTCATCCCCCACTTCCAGACAAGGCAGGCTGCCGCTTTATATCGGCCTCGCCGCCGCGGTGCTGTTCTTCGTCCTGAGCGGTTACAATGCCCGACGGAACACCGAGGCACTCCGGGAAGGCTTCCAGCAGGTCGCCCACACCCACGACGTGATCTCCGCGCTCGAAAAGATGGTCACCCTGATGAAGGACGCGGAAACCGGCCAGCGGGGCTTCGTGATCAGCGGGGATCAGGACTACCTTCAGCCCTATCACGCCGCCCGGACCGCGCTGGATTCCGAGATGGCCCGGCTACGGGACCTCGTGAAGGACAATACCGTCCAGAAACGCTTCCTCTCGGACGTCGAGGTGCTGGTGGAGGCGAAGATGAAAGAACTGGCCGAGACCATCGCCTTGCGCCGCGACCAGGGCTTCGACCCCGCCCGCGCCATGGTGATGACGAATCGCGGCAAGCTGACCATGGATGATCTTCGCGCGAAGATCGCGTCGATGGAGGAGGAGGAAAACCGCGTCCGCCAGCAGCGCATCGCGGAGATGGAGAATGCCCACCACATCGCCATTTCCAGCGGCATCGCGACCGCCATGCTCGGCATCGTCCTCGCCGTCTCCGTGACGTGGCTCCTCCGGCGCGCGATGATCCAGCGCCGTCACCAGGAGTGGCTGCAGGCCGGCAGGCTGGAGTTGACCGAGGCCATCTCCGGCGAGCGCGAGCTGCACGCCATGGGCGAAATCATCCTCACCTTCCTCACCCGCTACGTCGGTGCCCACGCCGGAGCCTTCTTCGCGCGGCGTGATGGCCAGTTCAAGCGCACCGCCATGATGGGCGTGCCGCTCAATGCCGGGGTGCCGGAAAAATTCGACACCGGCGAAGGCCTCCTCGGCCGCGCGGTGCAGGAAAAGACCACACTCCGCATCGACGACGTTCCGCCGAATTACCTCACCGTCGGCTCCGGCCTCGGCCAGGGCACACCGCGCCACTTGCTGATCTTCCCCACCTCCACCGATGGCCTCGTGAATGCCGTGATCGAACTCGGCTTCCTTCATTCCCTCGATGGCCGTCAGGAGGAATTCCTCCGCCAGATCTCCGAGCCCGTCGGCGTCGCGGTGAAGTCCGCACTCTACCGCGAACACCTCCAGGCCCTGCTTTCAGAGACCCAACAACAGGCCGAAGAACTCCAGGCCCAAGGCGAGGAACTCCGCGTCTCCAACGAGGAACTCGAAGAGCAAGGCCGCGCCCTCCGCGAATCCCAAGCCCGCTTGGAACAACAGCAGATCGAGATGGAGCAGACGAATGCCCAGCTCGAGGAACAGGCATCCACGCTGGAGGACCAGAAGGAACAGCTCACGCGCAGCAAGGACGCCCTCGAAATCCAGGCCCGCGCCGTCGAGCAGGCCAGCCGCTACAAGTCGGACTTCCTCGCGAACATGTCCCACGAGCTGCGCACGCCGCTCAATTCCTCCCTCATCCTCGCCAAGCTTCTGGGCGACAACCGCGTCGGCAATCTCAACGAGGAGCAGGTCAAATACGCCCGCACCATCGAGTCCGCCGGGAATGATCTCCTCGAACTCATCAATGACGTCCTCGACCTCGCCAAGATCGAGGCCGGCCACATGGTCATCAAGCCGGTCACCATCTCCCCCACCGAGCTCGTCGCCAGCCTCCGCGGCACCTTCGACCCCATCGCCAGCCAGCGCTCGCTCCACCTCACCATGGAGGTCGCACCGGGCACACCGGCGACCTTCGACACCGACTCCCAGCGCCTCGAGCAGGTCCTGAAGAACCTACTCTCGAACGCCCTGAAATTCACCGAGCACGGCAACGTCTCGCTGACCGTGAAGCCAGCCGGCCAGGGCCGCATCGCCTTCGCCGTGGAAGACACCGGCATCGGCATCGCCCCGGAACAGCAGCGCCTCATCTTCGAGCCCTTCCAACAGGCCGACAGCACCACCGAGCGCAAGTATGGCGGCACCGGCCTCGGCCTCTCGATCTCCCGCGAACTCACCCGCCTGTTAGGCGGCGAGATGACCCTGATCAGCGAACCGGGCAAAGGCAGCACCTTCACCGTGATCATCCCGGAAGTTCACTCCGGCCCGCGAATCGTGGAAGTCGCGCGTTTGATACCCGAGCCCGCACCACCCGCCACTCGCGAGCCCCTCGTTGTAGTCTCTCGCACCACGGATGACCGGGAAGCACTCAGTGACAACGCACGCTTGATCCTCGTGGTCGAGGACGACCAAAAATTCGCCCAAATCCTCGTCGATCTCGCACATGAGATGGACTTCCAGTGCCTCGTCGCACCAACAGCAAAGGACGCGCTCAAGCTCGCACGCGAGCACCGTCCCGGCGCGGTTCTCCTCGATGTCGGCCTGCCCGATGACTCCGGCCTCTTGGTCCTGGAGCAGTTGAAAGGCGACCCGCGCACCCGCCACATCCCCGTGCACGTCGTCTCCGGCAGCGACTACACCCAGACCGCCATGGCACTGGGTGCCGCCGGCTACATGCTCAAGCCCGTGAAGCGCGAGCAATTGGTGGAAGCCTTCCGCCAGCTCGAAGACCGCCTGACCGGAAAAATGCAGCGAGTCCTCGTGGTGGAGGATGACGCCGTGCAAGCGGACGCCATGCAGAAGCTCCTCGGCTCGCACGACGTGGAAACCGTCGCCGTCCGCACCGCCGCCGACTGCCTCGAAAAGCTCAAGGGTTCCACCTTCGACTGCATGGTCCTCGACCTCAGCCTGCCCGATTCCTCCGGCTTCGATCTGCTGGAAACCCTCAGCACCGAGGACATCTACTCCTTCCCACCGGTCATCGTCTACACCGGTCGCGAACTCGATGCGGATGAAGAGCAGAAGCTCCGCCGCTACTCCCGCTCCATCATCATCAAGGGCGCGAAATCCCCCGAGCGCCTCCTCGATGAAGTCTCGCTCTTCCTCCATCAGGTCGTCGCCGATCTGCCCCCGGAAAAGCAACGCATCATCGTCCAATCGCCAAACCGCGATGCCGCCCTTGAAGGCCGCCAGATTCTCATCGTCGAGGACGATGTCCGGAACATCTTCGCCCTCACCAGCCTGCTCGAAGGCCGCGGCGTGAAGCTCCAGGTCGCCCGCAATGGCCGCGAAGCCCTCACCGCACTCGACCGCAATCATCCTCCCATCGATCTCGTCCTCATGGACGTGATGATGCCGGAAATGGACGGCTTCACCGCCATGCGCGAAATCCGCAAGCGCCCCGAACTCGCCAAGCTGCCCATCATCGCCCTCACCGCGAAAGCCATGAAGGACGATCAGGAACAATGCCTCGCCGCCGGAGCAAATGACTACCTCTCCAAGCCATTGGACGTGGAGAAGCTGCTGTCACTGATCCGCGTCTGGATGCCGCGCTGA
- a CDS encoding CheR family methyltransferase, with protein sequence MRSEATQSDDLELRLLLEAIHEKSRYDFRDYSHASLKRRLVQARDRFNCASFSQLQHRVLHDPSFIAELLPYLTVQVSELFRDPSYFMALRTQVIPHLRTYPSLKVWVAGCSAGEELYSLAILFREEGLESRTIFYATDINVDALKKAEAGVYELDRLALFTENHRKAGGKASLSNYYTAAYGHAKFDKDLRARTVFSDHSLVSDAVFAETHLISCRNVMIYFNRELQDRAIGLFKDSLARRGFLGIGAKESLRFSAHATAFTDFDREQRIYQKA encoded by the coding sequence ATGAGATCCGAAGCCACCCAGTCCGACGATCTCGAGCTGCGCCTGCTGCTCGAAGCGATCCACGAGAAGTCCCGCTACGACTTCCGCGACTACTCGCACGCCTCGCTCAAGCGGCGGCTGGTGCAGGCCAGGGACCGCTTCAATTGCGCCAGCTTCTCCCAGCTTCAGCACCGCGTGCTCCATGACCCCAGCTTCATCGCCGAGCTCCTGCCCTACCTCACCGTGCAGGTCAGCGAGCTCTTCCGGGATCCATCGTACTTCATGGCGCTGCGCACTCAGGTCATCCCCCACCTGCGGACCTACCCCTCGCTGAAGGTCTGGGTCGCCGGCTGCAGCGCCGGCGAGGAACTCTACTCGCTCGCCATCCTCTTCCGCGAGGAGGGCCTGGAAAGCCGCACCATCTTCTACGCCACCGACATCAATGTGGACGCGCTTAAGAAGGCCGAGGCTGGCGTCTACGAGTTGGACCGCCTCGCGCTCTTCACCGAAAACCATCGCAAGGCTGGCGGGAAGGCATCCCTCTCGAACTACTACACCGCCGCCTACGGCCACGCGAAATTCGACAAGGACCTTCGCGCCCGCACCGTCTTCTCGGATCACAGCCTGGTCTCGGACGCGGTCTTCGCCGAGACCCACCTCATTTCTTGCCGGAATGTGATGATCTATTTCAACCGCGAGCTCCAGGACCGCGCCATCGGCCTGTTCAAGGACTCGCTGGCGCGCCGTGGATTCCTCGGCATTGGTGCCAAGGAAAGCCTCCGCTTCTCCGCTCACGCCACCGCCTTCACCGACTTCGATCGCGAACAACGCATCTACCAGAAAGCATGA
- a CDS encoding agmatine deiminase family protein, which yields MTPAALGYAMPPEWSPQTAVWLSWPVNDERHWGGAKHGLMRDKFAEIAAAITLFETVRINAPGADHAMILDACNRAKAVPERVELFDHPHNDVWCRDHGPIFVKHRETGELAVSDWGFNAWGGKFPPYDLDNAIPHRIADALGLKRFEGGMILEGGAIEINGLGQLLTTEAVLLNPNRNPKLSRSYIEQKLRDTLGVRDILWLKQGIEGDDTDGHIDDLARFTDDTTIIACVEKDRGSPNYPVLEDNFAHLKSFTRPDGRTFEVVHIALPEACEVPGWRLPVLPASYVNFLIVNGGVLVPTFRQSRNDDMALGQIRELFPDRTVLGIDCLDLVEEGGTLHCISQQQPA from the coding sequence ATGACTCCCGCCGCCCTCGGCTACGCAATGCCCCCCGAATGGTCCCCCCAGACCGCCGTCTGGTTGTCGTGGCCGGTCAATGACGAACGCCACTGGGGCGGAGCCAAGCACGGCCTCATGCGCGACAAGTTTGCCGAGATCGCCGCCGCCATCACCCTCTTCGAAACCGTCCGCATCAATGCCCCCGGCGCGGACCACGCCATGATCCTCGACGCCTGCAACCGCGCCAAGGCCGTCCCGGAGCGCGTCGAACTCTTCGATCACCCGCACAATGACGTCTGGTGCCGCGACCACGGCCCCATCTTCGTCAAGCACCGCGAGACCGGCGAACTCGCCGTCAGCGACTGGGGCTTCAATGCCTGGGGCGGCAAGTTCCCGCCCTACGACCTCGACAATGCCATCCCGCACCGCATCGCCGATGCCCTCGGCCTGAAGCGCTTCGAAGGCGGCATGATCCTCGAAGGCGGCGCCATCGAGATCAACGGCCTCGGCCAGCTCCTCACCACCGAAGCCGTCCTGCTGAACCCTAACAGGAACCCCAAGCTCTCCCGCAGCTACATCGAACAAAAGCTCCGCGACACCCTCGGCGTCCGCGACATCCTCTGGCTGAAGCAAGGCATCGAAGGCGACGACACCGACGGCCACATCGACGACCTCGCCCGCTTCACCGATGACACCACCATCATCGCCTGCGTGGAAAAAGACCGCGGCTCCCCGAACTACCCCGTGCTGGAGGACAACTTCGCCCACCTCAAATCCTTCACCCGCCCCGACGGCCGCACCTTCGAAGTCGTCCACATCGCCCTCCCCGAAGCCTGCGAAGTCCCCGGCTGGCGCCTGCCAGTACTACCCGCATCGTACGTCAATTTCCTCATCGTGAATGGCGGCGTCCTCGTCCCTACCTTCCGCCAAAGCCGCAACGACGACATGGCCCTCGGCCAAATCCGCGAACTCTTCCCCGACCGCACGGTCCTAGGCATCGACTGCCTCGACCTCGTCGAAGAAGGCGGCACCCTCCACTGCATCTCCCAGCAACAGCCAGCCTGA
- a CDS encoding metallophosphoesterase family protein, with translation MKRRGFLGKVVGGTVAGAAGVGSGQEKEAAAASGPLMKTPAVIMAPRQDGVEVVWAVSKLSRGRVEWKGEDGSSGTAAADRFGFVPQGDEILRVKVDGLKPGGKYQLRAIAEAADGSGKEEGPWKKFGTLDPAAKETSFVIWNDTHQNAPTIQKLHASTPGGDFLLWNGDTCNNWDQEDWLVPTLLHPAGQDVSDGRPLLLVWGNHDVRGKWAFKMPEMVATPGGRPFYAFRSGPMAVICLHTGEDKPDDHPSFGGRVAFEKLRKEQGEWLKEVIARPEFRDAPYRVVFCHIPLRWKEEVADAGYEKGGYDAFSRFSREVWHDALVAWKTQIVISGHTHQAAWIPGTKEFPYGQLVGGGPQPERATWIEGKADAKALTFVMKNLEGKVVEKVEFGPVV, from the coding sequence ATGAAACGGCGTGGATTCCTTGGCAAAGTGGTTGGTGGAACGGTAGCCGGAGCGGCGGGAGTGGGTTCCGGGCAGGAGAAGGAGGCGGCAGCGGCGAGTGGTCCGCTGATGAAGACGCCGGCGGTGATCATGGCGCCGCGGCAGGATGGGGTGGAGGTGGTGTGGGCGGTTTCGAAGCTCTCGCGGGGTCGGGTGGAGTGGAAGGGGGAGGATGGCAGCAGTGGGACGGCGGCGGCGGACCGGTTCGGGTTCGTGCCGCAGGGAGATGAGATTTTGCGGGTGAAGGTGGATGGGCTGAAGCCGGGCGGGAAGTATCAGCTGCGCGCGATCGCCGAGGCGGCGGATGGGAGCGGGAAGGAGGAGGGGCCGTGGAAGAAATTCGGGACGCTGGATCCGGCGGCGAAGGAGACGAGCTTCGTGATCTGGAACGATACCCACCAGAATGCGCCGACGATCCAGAAGCTGCATGCCTCGACGCCGGGTGGGGATTTCCTGCTGTGGAATGGTGATACCTGCAATAACTGGGATCAGGAGGATTGGCTGGTGCCGACGCTGCTGCATCCGGCCGGGCAGGATGTGAGCGATGGCCGGCCGCTATTGCTGGTGTGGGGAAATCACGACGTGCGCGGGAAGTGGGCTTTCAAGATGCCGGAGATGGTGGCGACGCCGGGTGGGCGGCCATTCTATGCTTTCCGGAGCGGTCCGATGGCGGTGATCTGCCTGCACACGGGTGAAGACAAGCCGGATGATCACCCGAGCTTTGGTGGGCGGGTGGCATTCGAGAAGCTAAGGAAGGAGCAGGGGGAGTGGCTGAAGGAGGTGATCGCGCGGCCGGAATTCCGCGATGCGCCGTATCGGGTGGTGTTCTGCCACATTCCGTTGCGATGGAAGGAGGAGGTGGCGGATGCGGGGTATGAGAAGGGCGGCTACGATGCCTTTAGTAGATTCAGCCGCGAGGTGTGGCACGATGCGCTGGTGGCGTGGAAGACGCAGATCGTGATTTCCGGGCACACGCATCAGGCGGCGTGGATTCCGGGGACGAAGGAGTTTCCGTATGGGCAGCTTGTGGGAGGAGGGCCGCAGCCGGAGCGGGCGACGTGGATCGAGGGGAAGGCGGATGCGAAGGCGCTGACGTTTGTGATGAAGAATCTGGAGGGGAAGGTGGTGGAGAAGGTGGAGTTCGGGCCGGTGGTGTGA
- a CDS encoding ABC transporter ATP-binding protein, with the protein MPTAEREKKKGSGKDGLMWVLGYLRPHRKIFVPSVIALFVTAALSMAFPLFLKDLIGDPADSWKNGLDSAATQAKADKTILILLGVLAVQSFIAYWRVKGFTRSGEAALNDLRRELFGHLMKLPVPFFQDQRAGSVSNRVSADLGTVRDTLLNTLPQAARHSVILFCSLIAVFFFSWKLSLVMLASVPVVVLAIAMSGRRVRQHSRDAQEALGESGMVMEESVQGIADVKAFSNEPHELARYNRSLDRFFDVTLKGARARAAFLSFIIFAMFGTIGGVAWFGSHMLAKKEIDNRDFMAFVLFSVFVGASLGSMPEIISQIQAMSGATERLRELMAEKPEASGSRRVERLHGELAFENVGFRYPSRPEAPVLHELSFHVAPGKRVALVGPSGAGKSTVFSLILGFHQPEGGRVLFDGADASELELSSLRKQIAVVPQEVMLFGGSIRENIEYGRPGASASDIENAAKQANAHQFISSLPEGYDTLVGPRGTKLSGGQRQRIAIARAILADPRILLLDEATSALDTESERLVNEALERLMAGRTSLVIAHRLSTVRHADTILVMNHGRLVESGTHEELVAKQGTYHLLAETQLL; encoded by the coding sequence ATGCCGACAGCGGAGCGGGAAAAGAAGAAGGGTAGCGGAAAAGACGGGCTGATGTGGGTGCTCGGCTACCTGCGTCCGCACCGGAAGATTTTCGTTCCGTCGGTGATCGCGCTGTTTGTAACGGCGGCGCTATCGATGGCGTTTCCGCTGTTCCTCAAGGATCTGATCGGGGATCCGGCGGATTCGTGGAAGAACGGGCTCGATAGCGCGGCGACCCAGGCGAAGGCGGACAAGACGATCCTGATCCTGCTCGGGGTGCTGGCGGTGCAGTCGTTCATCGCTTACTGGCGGGTGAAGGGCTTCACCCGCTCCGGCGAGGCGGCGCTGAATGACCTGCGGCGCGAGCTTTTCGGGCACCTGATGAAGCTGCCGGTGCCGTTTTTCCAGGACCAGCGCGCGGGCTCCGTGAGCAATCGCGTTTCGGCTGACCTTGGGACGGTTCGCGATACCTTGCTGAATACCCTGCCGCAGGCGGCGCGGCACAGTGTGATCCTTTTCTGCAGCCTCATCGCCGTCTTCTTCTTCTCGTGGAAGCTCTCGCTGGTGATGCTGGCGAGCGTGCCGGTGGTGGTGCTGGCGATTGCGATGTCAGGACGGCGGGTGCGGCAGCACTCGCGCGATGCGCAGGAGGCGCTGGGCGAGTCGGGGATGGTGATGGAGGAAAGCGTGCAGGGGATCGCCGATGTGAAGGCGTTTTCGAACGAGCCTCATGAGCTCGCGCGCTACAATCGTTCGCTGGATCGATTCTTCGATGTGACCTTGAAGGGAGCGAGGGCGCGGGCGGCGTTCCTTTCGTTTATCATCTTTGCGATGTTCGGCACCATTGGCGGGGTGGCTTGGTTCGGCTCGCACATGCTGGCGAAGAAGGAGATCGATAACCGGGACTTCATGGCGTTCGTGCTGTTCAGTGTCTTCGTAGGTGCGTCGCTGGGGTCGATGCCGGAGATCATTTCGCAGATCCAGGCGATGTCGGGAGCGACGGAGCGCCTGCGCGAGCTGATGGCGGAGAAGCCGGAAGCGAGTGGCAGCCGCCGGGTCGAGAGGCTGCATGGGGAGCTGGCGTTCGAGAATGTGGGGTTCCGTTATCCTTCGCGGCCGGAGGCTCCGGTGTTGCATGAGCTTTCGTTTCATGTGGCGCCGGGCAAGCGCGTTGCGCTGGTGGGGCCGTCGGGGGCGGGGAAGTCGACGGTGTTTTCGCTGATCCTGGGCTTTCATCAGCCGGAAGGTGGACGCGTGCTTTTCGATGGGGCGGATGCGTCGGAGCTGGAGCTTTCCTCGCTGCGCAAGCAGATCGCGGTGGTGCCGCAGGAGGTGATGTTGTTCGGCGGGTCGATCCGGGAGAACATCGAGTATGGGCGACCGGGGGCGAGTGCTTCGGACATCGAGAACGCGGCAAAGCAGGCGAACGCGCACCAGTTCATCAGTTCGCTGCCGGAGGGGTATGATACGCTGGTGGGGCCGCGGGGGACGAAGCTGTCCGGCGGGCAGAGGCAGCGGATTGCGATTGCGCGGGCGATCCTGGCGGATCCGCGGATTCTTTTGTTAGATGAGGCGACGAGTGCGCTGGATACCGAGAGCGAGCGTCTGGTGAACGAGGCGCTGGAGCGGTTGATGGCGGGGCGGACGAGTCTGGTGATCGCGCACCGGCTTTCGACGGTGAGGCATGCGGATACGATCCTGGTGATGAATCATGGGCGGCTGGTGGAGAGCGGGACGCATGAGGAGCTGGTGGCGAAGCAGGGGACGTATCATTTGCTGGCGGAGACGCAGTTGTTGTAG